The Aureispira anguillae genome contains a region encoding:
- a CDS encoding TolC family protein, with translation MHKQILSLIFLLIVINAKSQDAGDEWSLEKCINYAIQNSLQVQQASLNQNQAQLTKKQAIWAQAPTINGGFRNGVNFGRSVDLTSYEFNTIPTLTSGLSLNLNGVMFQGGQIRNTIKQSKIDLEAAEQDVQQAKNDVALSVAQAYLSILLAEENKGVLEEQAKVTQAQYEQTLKLIKGGVLAENSKYDLEAQIARDEENIVVAQNSIDLAYVTLKTLMNIDVSRAMSIQSTSDLEVEESLEVATLDEVYADAVTNQPNILASKLRERSAEIAVKIAKGAFWPTISYYGGISSNFSTGFKYPNTDDVVPYFLQLGGTFSGNIGVNVSVPIFNGFRTKIGVQRAELGTKIAELATTQLETTLKSNIERALTDIRAAQRRLVASQKSVIATRLSVDNTRKRYDLGVVNSFELTSVQNTLIAAESSVLQAKYDYLFKLKILDYYRGKPITIK, from the coding sequence ATGCACAAGCAAATTTTAAGTTTAATTTTTTTACTAATTGTAATTAATGCAAAGTCCCAAGATGCTGGAGATGAGTGGTCACTAGAAAAATGTATTAATTATGCGATTCAAAATAGTTTACAAGTACAGCAAGCCAGTTTGAATCAGAACCAAGCCCAACTCACTAAAAAGCAAGCTATTTGGGCACAAGCTCCTACCATTAATGGTGGATTTAGAAATGGAGTTAACTTTGGGCGATCTGTTGATTTGACATCCTATGAATTTAATACCATTCCTACCTTAACATCTGGTCTTTCTCTGAATTTAAATGGAGTGATGTTTCAAGGAGGACAAATTAGAAATACGATTAAACAAAGCAAAATAGACTTAGAAGCAGCAGAACAAGATGTACAACAAGCTAAAAATGACGTTGCCTTATCGGTTGCTCAGGCTTATTTGTCCATTTTGTTGGCAGAAGAAAATAAAGGTGTTTTGGAAGAGCAAGCGAAGGTAACCCAAGCTCAATATGAACAAACGCTAAAGTTGATTAAAGGAGGCGTATTGGCAGAAAATAGCAAATACGATTTGGAGGCTCAAATCGCTAGGGATGAAGAGAATATTGTTGTTGCTCAAAATTCCATTGATTTAGCCTATGTAACATTAAAAACATTGATGAATATAGATGTATCGAGGGCGATGTCCATTCAGTCTACTTCGGATTTGGAGGTTGAGGAATCTTTAGAGGTGGCTACTTTAGATGAGGTCTATGCAGATGCAGTTACCAATCAACCGAATATTTTAGCCTCAAAATTACGAGAAAGAAGCGCTGAAATTGCCGTAAAAATCGCTAAAGGAGCCTTCTGGCCAACTATATCGTATTATGGAGGAATAAGTAGCAATTTCTCAACAGGGTTTAAATATCCAAACACGGATGATGTAGTGCCTTATTTTTTGCAGTTGGGAGGAACTTTTTCGGGCAATATTGGTGTAAATGTATCAGTACCTATTTTTAATGGTTTTAGAACTAAAATTGGTGTTCAACGAGCAGAATTAGGCACCAAAATCGCAGAATTGGCAACCACCCAATTGGAAACAACTTTGAAATCAAATATAGAACGTGCATTGACCGATATTCGGGCGGCTCAAAGACGTCTGGTTGCTTCTCAAAAAAGTGTAATAGCAACTCGTTTATCAGTAGATAATACCCGCAAACGTTATGATTTAGGGGTTGTCAATTCTTTTGAATTAACGAGTGTGCAAAATACACTAATTGCAGCTGAATCAAGCGTGTTACAAGCGAAGTATGACTATCTTTTTAAGCTGAAAATTCTAGATTATTATAGAGGAAAACCGATTACCATAAAATAA
- a CDS encoding acyltransferase, with the protein MKYQAHQTAVIDKGCKIGAGTKIWHFSHIMPNCCIGERCNIGQNVVVSPDVILGNNVKVQNNVSIYTGVICEDDVFLGPSMVFTNVINPRSAVVRRGQYRSTLVKKGASIGANATIICGNTIGEFALVGAGAVVTKDIAPYALVVGNPSKQVGWVSEYGHRLAFDKNNLAHCPESQQVYQLENEQVTRIE; encoded by the coding sequence ATGAAATATCAAGCACATCAAACAGCGGTTATAGACAAAGGATGTAAAATTGGAGCAGGAACAAAAATTTGGCATTTCAGTCACATCATGCCCAATTGTTGTATAGGCGAGCGGTGCAACATCGGGCAAAATGTAGTCGTTTCACCAGATGTTATCTTGGGCAACAATGTAAAAGTGCAGAACAATGTATCTATTTACACAGGGGTAATTTGCGAAGACGATGTGTTTTTGGGACCATCAATGGTTTTTACCAATGTCATAAATCCACGATCAGCAGTTGTTAGAAGAGGGCAATACCGTTCTACCCTTGTAAAAAAAGGAGCCTCAATAGGAGCAAATGCCACAATAATTTGTGGCAATACAATTGGAGAATTTGCCCTAGTAGGAGCAGGGGCTGTTGTCACCAAAGATATTGCCCCTTACGCCTTGGTGGTTGGCAACCCATCCAAGCAAGTTGGCTGGGTGAGTGAGTATGGGCATCGATTGGCGTTTGACAAAAACAACCTAGCTCATTGCCCCGAAAGCCAGCAAGTTTACCAATTAGAAAATGAACAAGTCACAAGAATAGAATAA
- a CDS encoding efflux RND transporter periplasmic adaptor subunit: MANKRKSRKGLYLLLVVIIIIAVGGYYQFNHKKENPERVAVEAAQKRTIVETVYSSGKLFPATELEITSNISGTIIELYVKEGDLVKKGQLLAKVDPEALVSIVERAEAATEGSKAQLEAVRAQKKQLEAQFENTRIIYTRNKELYKDGVISKSEFEAAEATFNTSKANIEAAVQNILAAEYTVKSSEATVKEQKKNLSQTRIYAPISGVVSTLYKKQGEQVVGTAQMAGTPILKIANLKTVEVRVDVNERDILTTSIGDSAEIELDAYPDRKFLGIVTQIANTATGLSSLTAAAQLTSDQVTNFEVRILMLDDSYKDLDTQSERSPFRAGLSASAEIKTNTAESILSVPVAAVTTREEEVEIGVDKEAQKIKEYVFVQVADSVLLREVTTGIQNDNFIEIKSGLKAGEVLVKAPYDAISKLLEDGSKIKVVEEKALYQEKEKES; the protein is encoded by the coding sequence ATGGCAAACAAACGAAAAAGCAGAAAAGGATTATATCTTTTATTAGTTGTAATCATTATCATCGCAGTAGGAGGTTATTACCAGTTTAATCATAAAAAGGAAAATCCTGAACGAGTTGCTGTGGAGGCTGCTCAAAAGCGAACCATCGTAGAAACAGTTTATTCTAGTGGTAAATTATTTCCTGCTACAGAACTAGAAATTACTTCCAATATATCAGGAACCATTATAGAACTGTATGTTAAAGAAGGAGATTTGGTGAAAAAAGGACAACTGTTGGCTAAGGTCGATCCCGAAGCTTTGGTGTCTATTGTGGAACGTGCTGAGGCTGCAACAGAAGGTTCTAAGGCGCAATTGGAAGCGGTTCGTGCTCAAAAAAAACAGCTAGAGGCGCAATTTGAAAATACACGTATTATCTATACTCGCAATAAAGAGTTGTATAAGGATGGTGTCATTTCAAAATCTGAATTTGAAGCTGCTGAGGCAACATTTAATACTTCTAAAGCCAATATCGAGGCAGCTGTTCAGAACATCTTGGCTGCCGAATATACGGTTAAGAGTTCGGAAGCAACGGTCAAGGAACAAAAGAAAAATCTGTCTCAAACTAGAATTTATGCACCAATTAGTGGGGTGGTTTCTACCCTCTACAAAAAGCAGGGGGAACAAGTTGTAGGAACGGCTCAAATGGCTGGAACTCCTATTCTTAAGATTGCAAACCTCAAAACGGTAGAGGTACGTGTAGATGTCAACGAACGTGACATTTTAACCACTTCTATTGGAGATAGTGCAGAAATTGAGCTAGATGCTTATCCTGATCGTAAATTTTTAGGGATTGTTACTCAAATTGCCAATACAGCTACTGGGCTTAGTTCGTTGACCGCAGCGGCTCAATTGACATCAGACCAAGTGACAAATTTTGAAGTTCGAATTTTGATGCTAGACGATTCTTATAAAGATTTGGATACACAGTCGGAGCGTTCTCCTTTTAGGGCAGGTTTGTCTGCATCGGCAGAGATCAAAACGAATACGGCAGAAAGTATTTTATCGGTTCCTGTTGCTGCGGTTACAACTAGAGAGGAGGAGGTAGAAATTGGCGTAGACAAAGAGGCTCAAAAAATAAAAGAGTATGTTTTTGTGCAAGTAGCGGATTCTGTTTTACTTCGGGAAGTAACAACAGGGATTCAAAACGATAATTTTATAGAAATTAAATCGGGACTCAAAGCGGGAGAAGTTTTGGTAAAAGCTCCTTATGATGCTATTTCTAAACTATTAGAAGATGGGTCAAAAATTAAAGTCGTAGAAGAGAAAGCTTTGTATCAAGAAAAAGAGAAAGAATCTTAA
- a CDS encoding nucleoside deaminase, with protein MFSVFSHEYYMKEALKEAEKAALVDEIPVGAIVVCRQQIIARAHNWTEHLTDVTAHAEILAITAASKYLNNKYLQKCTLYVTLEPCVMCSGALAWAQLGELVIGATDAKRGYSQLAPQALHPKTKIITGVLAEECGQLLSSFFQKKRS; from the coding sequence ATGTTTTCTGTTTTTTCGCATGAATATTATATGAAAGAAGCGTTAAAGGAAGCTGAAAAGGCGGCACTAGTCGACGAAATCCCCGTTGGGGCTATAGTCGTCTGTCGTCAACAGATTATAGCACGGGCACACAACTGGACAGAACATTTAACAGATGTTACCGCCCACGCAGAAATCTTAGCCATTACTGCTGCTAGCAAATACCTAAACAACAAGTATCTTCAAAAATGCACGCTTTATGTTACCTTAGAACCTTGTGTAATGTGCTCAGGAGCATTAGCGTGGGCACAACTAGGGGAGTTGGTCATTGGAGCTACGGATGCCAAACGAGGGTATTCTCAATTGGCTCCCCAAGCGCTACATCCCAAAACTAAGATTATAACAGGAGTTTTAGCCGAAGAATGCGGTCAGTTGTTAAGTTCTTTTTTTCAAAAAAAACGCTCCTAA
- a CDS encoding MFS transporter codes for MNIAGNIWKLYVIKMSKWFMVYMPIIVLFIQSNGLNLREVMTINAIYSMSVAFFEIPSGYFSDRLGRKNSIILGTLFITGQFGIYSLSFDFWTMGLGAMIGGLGASFISGTDSAMLYDTLHILDRKGDYLKWEGRTYAIGTFSEAIAAVIGGWLAYQYGLRYPMYMQVGISCIGVLAALSLVEPPVHKTHNRGNWEQVKYILRYTFWENKKLRFFIFLAATFGLASLLLAWFAQPYFDYKAIAENQIGYLWAALNITVAFFALNAHYSMKIFREKQLIFIILLGFSLGYIVLGMYGGEYLWLGLAAMFMMYALRGLATPTFLNLINQHAPSDMRATVLSIRGFSVRIMYALVAPILGWTADVYSIQETFLLIGGVIGIATIVAIVFYSLILEEAKQ; via the coding sequence ATGAATATTGCAGGAAATATATGGAAACTTTATGTCATAAAAATGTCCAAGTGGTTCATGGTGTATATGCCAATTATTGTATTGTTTATACAATCTAATGGGCTTAATTTGAGAGAAGTAATGACGATTAATGCGATTTATTCTATGTCGGTTGCTTTTTTTGAAATTCCTTCGGGCTATTTTTCAGATCGGCTAGGGCGAAAAAATTCAATTATTTTAGGAACATTATTTATTACGGGGCAGTTTGGAATTTACAGTTTATCGTTTGATTTTTGGACAATGGGACTTGGGGCAATGATTGGTGGTTTAGGAGCTAGTTTTATATCAGGAACGGATTCAGCAATGCTTTATGATACCTTGCATATCTTGGATCGAAAAGGAGACTACCTAAAATGGGAAGGAAGAACCTATGCAATTGGTACTTTTTCGGAAGCCATAGCCGCTGTGATTGGTGGTTGGTTGGCTTATCAATATGGGCTAAGATACCCTATGTATATGCAGGTTGGCATCAGTTGTATAGGAGTGTTGGCAGCACTTTCTTTGGTGGAACCACCTGTTCATAAAACCCACAATAGAGGCAATTGGGAACAAGTAAAATATATCTTACGGTATACCTTTTGGGAAAATAAGAAGCTAAGGTTTTTTATTTTTCTTGCAGCTACCTTTGGTTTAGCTTCGTTATTATTGGCTTGGTTTGCGCAACCTTATTTTGATTACAAAGCGATAGCTGAAAACCAAATAGGGTACTTGTGGGCCGCCTTAAATATAACCGTTGCATTTTTTGCTTTAAATGCTCATTATAGCATGAAAATATTCAGAGAAAAACAGCTGATATTTATTATATTATTAGGGTTTAGTTTAGGATATATTGTATTGGGAATGTATGGAGGCGAATACTTATGGCTGGGTTTAGCAGCTATGTTTATGATGTATGCCTTGAGAGGATTAGCAACCCCTACCTTTTTGAATTTGATCAATCAGCATGCTCCTTCAGATATGCGAGCCACCGTCTTATCCATTCGAGGCTTTTCTGTACGAATTATGTATGCGTTAGTTGCTCCAATATTGGGGTGGACGGCAGATGTTTATTCTATTCAAGAAACTTTTTTGTTGATTGGAGGCGTAATCGGTATTGCCACTATTGTTGCAATTGTATTTTATTCTTTAATTTTGGAAGAAGCTAAACAGTAA
- a CDS encoding Gfo/Idh/MocA family protein — protein MKKNHQATIKFAVVGAGHIGKRHATMIAKNEEAELVALCDVLPADCLGLEEFEVPFFSSIEALLAADLELDVVCICTPNGVHAEQAILALEAEKHVVCEKPMGLTKKACEAVIFKSLQVNRRVFCVMQNRYSPPSIWVKQIIEEKLLGEIYMVQINCYWNRDDRYYYKNGKKHSWKGSIELDGGPLFTQFSHFIDILYWLFGDVTNIQAVFHNFAHQHSTEFEDSGIVHFDFINGGMGCINYSTAVFDSNLESSLTIIGRSGSLKIGGQYMNEVEYCNIKDYEMPTLTASNPANDYGAYKGSAANHVYVIENVIDVLKNRKPITTNALEGLKVVEIIENIYRQK, from the coding sequence ATGAAAAAAAATCATCAGGCTACTATTAAATTTGCGGTAGTAGGAGCTGGGCATATTGGTAAACGTCATGCTACTATGATTGCTAAAAATGAAGAAGCAGAGTTAGTAGCTTTGTGTGATGTTTTGCCAGCGGATTGCTTAGGGCTAGAAGAATTTGAGGTGCCTTTTTTTTCTTCTATAGAGGCATTATTGGCTGCTGATTTAGAACTCGATGTAGTTTGTATTTGCACCCCCAATGGAGTGCACGCAGAGCAAGCTATCTTAGCATTGGAGGCAGAAAAACACGTGGTTTGTGAAAAGCCAATGGGGTTAACCAAAAAGGCTTGTGAAGCGGTTATTTTTAAATCTTTGCAGGTCAATCGTCGAGTTTTTTGTGTCATGCAAAATCGTTATTCGCCGCCTTCTATTTGGGTAAAGCAGATCATCGAGGAAAAGCTATTGGGAGAAATTTATATGGTACAAATTAATTGTTATTGGAATCGGGATGATCGATATTATTACAAAAATGGAAAAAAACACAGTTGGAAAGGATCTATAGAATTAGATGGAGGACCATTGTTTACACAGTTTTCTCATTTTATAGATATTCTGTATTGGCTCTTTGGAGATGTAACAAACATTCAAGCAGTATTTCATAATTTTGCGCATCAGCATTCTACAGAATTTGAAGATTCTGGAATTGTTCATTTTGATTTTATCAATGGAGGAATGGGCTGTATTAATTATTCAACGGCTGTCTTTGATTCCAATTTAGAAAGTAGCCTGACTATTATTGGGCGTTCAGGGTCGTTAAAGATAGGAGGACAATACATGAATGAAGTGGAGTATTGTAATATAAAGGACTATGAAATGCCTACATTAACGGCATCTAACCCCGCAAATGATTATGGTGCTTATAAAGGATCTGCTGCCAATCATGTGTATGTAATCGAAAACGTAATTGATGTTTTAAAAAATAGAAAACCCATTACAACCAATGCCCTAGAAGGGTTAAAAGTTGTAGAAATAATAGAAAATATATATCGCCAAAAATAA
- a CDS encoding tetratricopeptide repeat protein, which translates to MRTLITFLIFVPFFLIAQEDIQQYNKGVKAHNANDYPTAIDCYQKCLAINPKNKDALNNIGIAYYNHSLEFFNQKDYDKSIEYCQKALKYNAKNPDIHYMIGLALRNQKKYTEAIASYSKAIELSEQPASLYAARAWIYNDLHQHKSRLADMKKAVEHEPTNAEYQFHCGKFKQEVSPEEFKTAGENYNKAIELNPNYVEAYTERAAFYMTFEKFEKALVDLKKAKELGADVSHLIEAAQFELEMQND; encoded by the coding sequence ATGAGAACATTAATCACCTTCCTAATTTTTGTACCGTTCTTCTTAATCGCACAAGAAGACATCCAACAGTATAACAAAGGAGTCAAAGCGCACAATGCCAATGATTATCCCACAGCTATTGACTGTTATCAGAAATGCCTAGCTATTAATCCCAAAAACAAGGATGCGCTTAATAACATTGGTATTGCTTATTACAATCACTCTCTAGAATTTTTTAACCAGAAAGATTATGACAAATCTATCGAATACTGCCAAAAAGCGCTAAAATACAATGCTAAAAACCCTGACATTCATTATATGATTGGTCTAGCTCTACGCAACCAAAAGAAGTATACAGAAGCAATAGCAAGCTATTCTAAAGCCATTGAGCTAAGTGAACAACCAGCCAGCCTTTATGCCGCACGAGCTTGGATCTACAATGATTTGCACCAGCATAAATCTAGGTTGGCGGATATGAAAAAAGCCGTAGAACATGAACCAACCAATGCTGAATACCAATTCCACTGTGGCAAATTTAAACAAGAAGTCAGTCCAGAGGAATTTAAAACGGCGGGCGAAAATTATAACAAAGCCATTGAATTAAATCCTAATTATGTAGAAGCCTATACTGAGCGGGCTGCTTTTTATATGACGTTTGAAAAATTTGAAAAGGCATTGGTTGACCTAAAAAAAGCAAAAGAATTAGGGGCAGATGTTAGCCATTTGATTGAGGCTGCCCAATTTGAATTGGAAATGCAAAACGATTAA
- a CDS encoding glucosaminidase domain-containing protein, with amino-acid sequence MRGIIVILLGVLTFQTHSILAAPLLENFYIDDVKARIYIEKYKHIAVAEMDRTGIPASIKMAQGILESGVGESELASVANNHFGIKCGGEVWQGETHYVWDDEVVKSCFRVYESAEESYIAHSEFLLNPKKAFRYGVLFELDKEDYKAWAKGLQKSGYATSKTYAKNLISIIERLELYKLDYLTVEVLALTEGALADIFPSMGPDVDRSADDTTTKTTRIPDPFSAVTDSVDMVLTLYVFKINGIAAVYVQPGDNLESIADRYRKKAKKLYRYNELKGRELKVGQYIFLNKKGNCYQHSNTDASTNVHIVNIGQGMYDIAQLYGIKLKRLLRYNKVYRHQEPKPGVQIFLKKQKR; translated from the coding sequence ATGCGAGGTATTATTGTAATTCTTTTAGGGGTGTTAACCTTTCAAACGCACTCAATTCTAGCGGCTCCTCTGTTAGAAAACTTTTATATTGATGATGTAAAAGCTAGAATTTATATTGAAAAATACAAACATATAGCGGTTGCCGAAATGGACCGAACAGGAATTCCTGCTAGTATTAAAATGGCACAGGGAATTCTAGAATCAGGAGTGGGAGAAAGTGAATTGGCGAGTGTGGCCAACAATCATTTTGGTATTAAATGTGGTGGAGAGGTCTGGCAAGGAGAGACCCATTATGTTTGGGATGATGAGGTTGTGAAATCCTGTTTCAGGGTCTATGAAAGTGCAGAAGAATCTTATATTGCACACAGTGAATTTTTGCTCAATCCCAAGAAAGCATTTCGTTATGGAGTTTTGTTTGAGTTAGACAAAGAAGATTATAAAGCTTGGGCTAAAGGCTTACAAAAATCAGGTTATGCAACTTCTAAAACTTATGCTAAAAATTTAATCAGCATTATAGAACGTCTAGAGTTGTATAAGTTAGATTATCTAACGGTGGAAGTCTTGGCCTTAACAGAAGGAGCATTAGCCGATATATTTCCTTCTATGGGACCTGATGTGGATCGAAGTGCAGACGATACAACAACAAAAACGACTCGAATTCCAGATCCTTTTAGCGCTGTAACAGATAGCGTAGATATGGTGTTGACACTTTATGTGTTTAAAATCAATGGGATTGCTGCCGTGTATGTTCAGCCTGGGGATAATTTAGAATCTATAGCCGATCGCTACAGAAAAAAGGCAAAAAAATTATATCGTTACAACGAATTAAAAGGCCGAGAACTCAAAGTCGGGCAATATATATTCTTAAACAAAAAAGGCAATTGTTATCAACACTCCAATACAGATGCTTCTACCAATGTACATATTGTAAATATAGGGCAAGGAATGTATGACATTGCTCAATTGTATGGAATTAAACTAAAAAGATTATTGCGTTATAATAAGGTTTATAGACATCAAGAACCCAAACCAGGGGTGCAGATTTTTCTCAAAAAGCAAAAACGCTAA
- a CDS encoding peptidylprolyl isomerase — MALLGTIRNRFGWMMMALVFIGVASFLFMDISPGANTASGRATTVGFVNDDKVSGELVQQYTQEYQGGRYLTEEIQAQVWERIIGEKLLTQKTMAAGMIVTPTEMGDLFLSPDPRLLSPVVVNRLGDPQTRQVNSEQVRQAIDMFHNTNALLQQANGDPQQKETLLEQQRNWLALEKSVKVRALQDKYFKALESGMYTPAWMVEMEHKTQETGYNFDYVRIPYTNIKAKVEVSDQEMKDYIAAHPRLYKREATAAIDYIVFDVKPTSEDSTIYFDEMAQYAKEFAATKSMKEDSTFIQQYYGTFAPDFYTESEMSEPKAIVDSVFAAEEGTVFGPYINNQKYKVLKKIAEKRLPDSVKARHILIRAQNPEEGQAARILLDSLKNVLDTDPTASFDSLAAQFSQDGSRDKGGDLGWKAKDGSFVPQFEEYMFYTGEKDSLRILYTQFGLHLIQVTGYKYETDKVGVRIAVIEKDIIPSEGTTEQKQREVLEFITNNRTIEDMKKAAKEMSLTIAPATGLEEGGFEIIGLGKNSTAADIIRWAHNPETENGEVTNRPYFMENEQLNYTEKFVVTALVSKLPKGLASIDDPQVRGDVGNILRNEKKTAMVKSELASLTSLDAIAGKYGIIKESAANVQYGSANVGTVGVEPKVAALAAATEVGQMSGAVGGNEGVYVLQVTSRNEAPAIVNLKSSRDKVSRRISQVISTGVYDNMKDNADIVDDRSKY; from the coding sequence ATGGCTTTATTAGGGACAATTAGAAACCGATTTGGTTGGATGATGATGGCATTAGTTTTTATTGGTGTCGCATCATTTTTATTTATGGATATTAGTCCTGGTGCTAATACCGCTTCTGGTCGTGCAACAACAGTGGGCTTTGTGAATGATGACAAAGTTTCTGGCGAATTAGTACAACAATATACGCAAGAATACCAAGGAGGGAGATACCTTACTGAAGAAATTCAAGCACAAGTTTGGGAACGTATCATTGGTGAAAAATTGTTGACGCAAAAGACAATGGCAGCTGGTATGATCGTAACTCCTACCGAAATGGGAGATTTGTTCTTAAGCCCAGATCCTCGTCTATTGAGCCCTGTTGTTGTTAATCGTTTGGGCGATCCTCAAACTAGACAAGTTAATAGTGAGCAAGTAAGACAAGCTATTGATATGTTTCATAATACCAATGCCTTGTTGCAACAAGCTAATGGCGACCCACAACAAAAAGAAACTTTGTTAGAGCAGCAAAGAAATTGGTTGGCGTTAGAAAAAAGTGTAAAAGTTAGAGCGTTACAAGATAAATATTTCAAAGCATTGGAGAGCGGAATGTATACGCCTGCTTGGATGGTTGAAATGGAGCACAAAACGCAAGAAACAGGATATAATTTTGACTATGTTCGTATTCCTTATACCAACATTAAAGCTAAGGTAGAGGTAAGCGATCAAGAAATGAAAGATTACATTGCAGCACACCCTAGATTGTACAAGCGTGAAGCAACGGCTGCTATTGATTATATTGTATTTGATGTAAAACCTACTTCAGAAGATTCTACCATCTATTTTGATGAAATGGCTCAATATGCTAAAGAATTTGCAGCTACCAAATCAATGAAAGAAGATTCTACCTTTATCCAACAATATTATGGTACTTTTGCGCCTGATTTTTATACAGAAAGCGAAATGTCAGAACCTAAAGCAATTGTAGATTCTGTTTTTGCAGCGGAAGAAGGAACGGTATTTGGTCCTTATATCAACAACCAAAAATACAAAGTACTTAAAAAGATTGCAGAAAAGCGTTTGCCAGATTCTGTTAAAGCTCGTCATATTTTGATTCGTGCTCAGAACCCAGAAGAGGGACAAGCAGCACGTATCTTATTAGATTCACTTAAGAATGTATTGGATACTGATCCTACTGCTTCTTTTGATTCTTTGGCTGCCCAGTTTAGCCAAGATGGTTCTAGAGACAAAGGTGGAGATTTGGGCTGGAAAGCAAAAGATGGTTCTTTTGTTCCTCAGTTTGAAGAGTATATGTTCTACACAGGAGAAAAAGATAGCCTAAGAATTCTTTATACACAGTTTGGTTTGCACTTAATCCAAGTAACAGGTTATAAATATGAGACCGACAAAGTAGGTGTGCGTATTGCTGTGATTGAAAAAGATATTATTCCTAGTGAAGGAACTACTGAGCAAAAACAACGTGAGGTTCTTGAGTTTATTACCAACAATAGAACCATTGAGGATATGAAAAAAGCGGCTAAAGAAATGAGCTTGACGATTGCTCCTGCTACTGGTTTGGAAGAGGGTGGTTTTGAAATTATTGGTTTGGGCAAAAACTCAACGGCTGCTGATATTATTCGTTGGGCACACAATCCTGAAACAGAGAATGGTGAAGTAACCAACCGTCCTTATTTTATGGAAAACGAACAGTTGAACTATACTGAAAAATTTGTTGTTACAGCCTTGGTTTCTAAGTTGCCAAAAGGATTAGCTTCTATTGATGATCCTCAAGTACGTGGTGATGTAGGAAACATTTTGCGCAATGAGAAAAAGACAGCAATGGTTAAGAGCGAATTGGCTAGTTTGACTTCTTTGGATGCAATTGCTGGAAAATATGGCATCATTAAAGAATCTGCTGCTAATGTTCAATATGGTAGTGCTAATGTTGGTACCGTTGGTGTAGAGCCTAAAGTTGCTGCACTTGCAGCTGCTACTGAAGTTGGACAAATGTCTGGCGCAGTTGGTGGAAATGAAGGGGTTTATGTCCTACAAGTAACCAGCAGAAACGAAGCTCCAGCTATCGTTAACCTAAAATCTTCTCGTGATAAAGTTTCTAGACGTATTTCACAAGTAATTTCTACAGGTGTTTATGATAATATGAAAGACAATGCAGATATCGTAGATGATCGTTCTAAATACTAG